In the genome of Anaerolineaceae bacterium oral taxon 439, the window GCCAGCCCGAACGCCTCCGCCCCGCGGAGGCATTCCGCATGCCGATCGTTATATTCCGATCCGACAAGCGAATGCCTGACGTTTGTATTCAGGATAACGATAACGGTTTCGCCCGGGAGCGAAAACGTCTCGGTACTCAGGTCGCGGCAATCGATCAGCGTCGCTTTTCCTTCCTCCGCGATCGCGGAGATCAGCTGATCCATGATCCCGTTGTTTAATCCGATCCAGCGATTGTCGCAGGCTTTACTGACCTTCGCCATCGCGACCGGGTCCCAGTCAAACCCCGCCGCCCGCGAAAACGCGGCGCAGCTGACCAAATCAAGCGCCGCCGACGACGAAAGCCCGGAACCGATCGGAATCGTCCCCATCGAATAACCGTCAAATCCGGCTAACGGATAACCCTGTTCGCGGAGCGCCCAGGCGACGCCCTGCGGGAATTGGATCCAGGACCGTTTCTTCTTCGAAAAGTCGCGAATCGAAAACGCGTCCTTCGAATCCACGTCGCGCGAATACCAGCGGACTTCGTCGCGACCGTTTTTCCGGAGCGCCAGCCACTGATCATAAACGATCCCCATCGGGAAAACGAAACCTTCGTTATAATCCGTATGCTCGCCGATCAGGTTGACACGTCCCGGCGAACGAACGACATAATCCGGCGCAGTGCCGTAGGCTTCCCTGAAAGCTTCAATAATACGATTCAGCATGTCCGATTTCCTTTCATTCCGGCGAACCTCCTGATCATTCTTAAATTCATTTTATCATCACGCGAGGGTTCAGGCGTAAATCTACTCCTCTCCGCGATCGATTGGTACAATTGCAGGAAAATCTTGAACGAGCGAAAGCGAAAGGAGAATTAAACCGGGCATGCGCATCGCTATCGACTTTGGCAGCACGCATACGGTCGCCGCCGTAGAAGCCGCGGACGGGACGATCGCGCCGCTCCCGATTCCGCGGCTGTCGCTTCCGGGAACGTTCCTGATCCCGTCGGTTATTTCGTTCGCGAATTCAGGCACGCCGCTCGCCGGTTATCCGGTCGAGCGGGCCGGCCTGCTGACCGCGCCGGGGACGTTCCGCTGGATGAAACGGTATATCGCGCTGAACAGCCCGGTCCGCGTCCGCGCCGGCGGCGAACGCGTCACGGCGCAAGAGGCGGCGGTCCGCTTTCTTCGACAAACGCTCATCGAAATCGAGGCTGCGCTCGCGCCCGGGACCGTCTCCGAACTCATCTTCACCGCCCCAACCGACAGTTTCGACTTTTACCGCGACTGGCTGAAGCGTTCGTTCGAGGCTCCCAATCTCGCCGTCCGCGTTCTTGACGAAGCCGGCGCGGCGGCGGCGGACGCGGGGATCCGCCTTGAATCCGGGGAACCGTTTTTCGTCCTCGACGTCGGCGGAACGACGCAGCAGGCTCTCGTCGCCGCGCACGATTCAAGCGGAACGATACGCGTCAGGGGCAAAGACGGCCGGTCGACCGGCGGCGCAGATATCGATCGCTGGATCCTCGAAGAACTCTGCGGCCGGATCGGGATCCCGCTTCAGGACGCCCGCCTCCGCCCGCAGGGAGCCGCGCTGCTGCGCGGCTGCGAACGGCTGAAAATCGCGCTGAGCGAGCGGGAGACGGCGCGGTTCGAGCCGGAAGACGATCCCGGCGGGCTAACCTTCGGCGGAATGGAGCTGACGCGCGAGGAGCTGGAAACAATCCTCAGGCGCCACGATTTCCTTC includes:
- a CDS encoding galactokinase, which produces MLNRIIEAFREAYGTAPDYVVRSPGRVNLIGEHTDYNEGFVFPMGIVYDQWLALRKNGRDEVRWYSRDVDSKDAFSIRDFSKKKRSWIQFPQGVAWALREQGYPLAGFDGYSMGTIPIGSGLSSSAALDLVSCAAFSRAAGFDWDPVAMAKVSKACDNRWIGLNNGIMDQLISAIAEEGKATLIDCRDLSTETFSLPGETVIVILNTNVRHSLVGSEYNDRHAECLRGAEAFGLASLRDLSLERFEAEAPALDPVVRRRVRHVLSENLRTLEAAKAMAANQPERLGLLMNESHESLRVDFEVSCAELDIMSEEARRQLGCYGARMTGGGFGGSVVALVRADAAGEMMAGAAAGYQARTGIQPTVFATRPCKGTSFELN